Proteins encoded within one genomic window of Bremerella alba:
- a CDS encoding DUF7133 domain-containing protein, with the protein MTPHRPLFARLLSVVMLCVLPATIMAADAPKPIKALLVTGGCCHDYQTQKNIIKEGLEARAHIEVTVVHEGGSTTNTKIPLYQDPNWAEGYDIVLHNECFAAVKDPAWTARVLKPHQEGLPGVVIHCAMHCYRDGTDQWFKFCGVTSHRHGAQYPHAVYNYDAKHPIMEGFGPAWTNPQGELYHIAKVWDTAHVLGASKEKNQGDEHACVWTNQYGDTKVFGTTLGHHNETMEDDTFLNMLTRGTLWACDKLSDEYLKDAPLVPKMVPVNLSQNKPAKASSEEKNKNNFAKNAFDGKESTRWCASSPDYPQWLEVDLGKSQDLRGVQIEWENNGVFQYVVKGSLDGEKWETLLDQSKNNGSSYDFEINADNVRHVRLDVLGKNSGGWASVRELRLLGAELVEVAPEQAKEDEDAKKLAEVKLPEGFEKTVFAAPPAVNYPVFVAASPEGDVYVSVDKNGSLDRELKRGAIHRLRDTDGDGQADEVKLFVPDVDSPRGLVWDRDRLYVLHPPHLSAFIDEDGDGRSDKQEILIKDLAFTFKDRPADHTSNGVTMGIDGWLYLAIGDFGFLQAEGADGRKLQMRGGGVLRVRPDGSNMEVYSSGTRNILEVAVDPLMNAFTRDNTNDGGGWDIRLHHFSGLEDHGYPRLYMNFGEEIVQPLADYGGGSGCGALYMDEPGFPEGYGNALYTADWGRSWIYRHNPKRNGATFEVNQEEFLGIPRVTDLDVDANSNIYAASWKGATFKYNGEDVGYLVQVRPKGYQAEALPNLREASEDELFAMLYSDSHRRRLAAQRELLARCDFSDKKGAALGASTFNKASMIAKGKERDRKKPSVETRVAAIYLATQLLLKADAANEHVSHEDAFKALTPLLSDADVGPIVIRALSDYVAAGSVMLGVNSRDTLNRLVEEQFNSKNPRMQLEAIIAKGRLTPPVGVRNWENERAGGVATFLGSDDPVLRHTAFRAAVNLEDYEAMFAIIDSRTASERKRQFALFALQRMHKPEVVDGLIERLAKEDAFSRRQGLLTALCRLYFVEGEWKGNSWGTRPDTRGPYYQPEKWELSDKIGGVLRGTLASANSQESAFLLEQLQRHRVELDGTLRLALEKAASDPEFAAAAVGLVARSSELPSEAIGLLKSTATADGTSAEVRGQAVTALLRSTDADTMKTALAGLTKLHAADAGSAAFKKALGEFQNKDQLSRQIGVLEGFAKTPTTDAAVWAEAGLLTLSQQKKLSPEVESTVKSSLASGWKDPARQPQLLAAAMIVNDRQLEGKVRGLLDSNSAEVATAAGKVAAAWKLKAQMNQPTGPKVATIDPAEVIKMVVGMKGDKARGEQLFAKLACNKCHTVDPNEAPRGPYLPQVAKTYKRDQLTEAVVLPSKSLAQGFVTNIFQMEDGRLLSGFITFEGPDKIVIRDNQGNEITLKPDDILGQKKDDISIMPVGLANEATVQELADLVTYLESLSSKAGTK; encoded by the coding sequence ATGACACCCCACCGCCCGCTTTTTGCCCGCCTATTGTCTGTTGTCATGCTTTGCGTTTTGCCGGCCACGATCATGGCCGCGGATGCTCCGAAGCCGATCAAGGCCCTCTTGGTTACCGGCGGTTGTTGCCATGACTATCAGACGCAGAAGAACATCATCAAGGAAGGGCTCGAAGCCAGGGCTCATATCGAAGTGACGGTTGTTCACGAAGGGGGCAGCACCACCAACACCAAGATCCCGCTCTACCAAGATCCGAACTGGGCCGAAGGGTACGACATTGTCTTGCACAACGAATGCTTCGCTGCGGTGAAAGACCCTGCGTGGACCGCTCGTGTGTTGAAGCCCCACCAGGAAGGTTTGCCGGGCGTGGTCATTCACTGCGCGATGCACTGTTACCGCGACGGAACCGATCAGTGGTTCAAGTTCTGCGGCGTGACTTCGCATCGGCATGGTGCCCAATACCCGCATGCCGTTTACAACTACGACGCCAAGCATCCCATCATGGAAGGCTTCGGACCGGCCTGGACGAACCCACAAGGCGAGCTCTACCACATCGCTAAGGTGTGGGACACGGCGCATGTGTTGGGGGCTTCCAAGGAAAAGAACCAAGGGGACGAACATGCCTGCGTGTGGACCAACCAATATGGCGACACGAAGGTCTTCGGCACGACGCTCGGCCACCACAACGAAACGATGGAAGACGATACCTTTTTGAACATGCTGACCCGCGGCACGCTGTGGGCCTGCGATAAGCTGAGCGACGAGTACCTGAAAGACGCTCCCCTGGTGCCGAAGATGGTGCCGGTGAACCTGTCGCAGAACAAGCCCGCCAAGGCATCGAGCGAAGAAAAGAACAAGAACAACTTTGCCAAGAACGCATTCGACGGAAAAGAATCGACCCGCTGGTGTGCCAGTAGCCCCGATTATCCGCAGTGGTTGGAAGTCGACCTGGGCAAGTCTCAAGACTTGCGTGGCGTGCAGATCGAATGGGAGAACAACGGTGTCTTTCAGTACGTCGTGAAGGGAAGCCTTGACGGAGAGAAGTGGGAAACACTGCTCGATCAATCGAAGAACAACGGCAGCAGCTACGACTTTGAAATCAACGCCGACAACGTTCGGCATGTTCGCCTGGACGTGCTCGGTAAGAACTCTGGCGGCTGGGCTTCGGTTCGCGAACTGCGTCTGCTGGGGGCCGAGTTAGTCGAGGTTGCTCCTGAGCAAGCCAAAGAGGACGAAGACGCCAAGAAACTGGCCGAAGTGAAGCTCCCCGAAGGCTTCGAGAAAACCGTCTTCGCCGCGCCTCCGGCGGTGAACTACCCGGTCTTCGTCGCCGCTTCACCCGAAGGGGACGTTTACGTTTCGGTCGATAAGAATGGTTCGCTCGATCGTGAATTGAAGCGAGGAGCCATCCACCGTTTGCGAGACACCGACGGCGACGGCCAGGCAGACGAAGTGAAGCTGTTCGTGCCGGATGTCGACTCGCCTCGAGGGCTCGTCTGGGATCGCGACCGGCTATACGTGCTGCACCCGCCGCACCTCAGCGCGTTCATCGACGAAGATGGCGACGGCCGCAGCGACAAGCAAGAGATCCTTATTAAAGACCTGGCGTTCACCTTCAAAGATCGCCCGGCCGACCATACGTCTAACGGCGTGACGATGGGGATCGATGGCTGGCTGTATCTGGCAATCGGCGACTTTGGTTTCCTGCAGGCCGAAGGGGCCGATGGTCGCAAACTGCAAATGCGCGGTGGCGGCGTGCTGCGGGTTCGTCCGGATGGATCGAACATGGAGGTTTACAGCAGCGGCACGCGAAACATCCTGGAAGTGGCCGTCGACCCGCTGATGAACGCCTTCACGCGTGACAACACCAACGACGGGGGCGGTTGGGATATTCGCCTGCATCACTTCAGCGGCCTGGAAGACCACGGCTACCCACGTTTGTACATGAACTTCGGCGAAGAGATCGTCCAACCGCTGGCCGATTACGGCGGAGGTTCCGGATGCGGGGCGCTTTACATGGACGAGCCAGGCTTCCCCGAAGGTTACGGCAATGCTCTATACACCGCCGACTGGGGCCGCAGCTGGATCTATCGCCACAACCCCAAACGCAACGGAGCGACCTTCGAGGTCAACCAGGAAGAGTTCCTGGGCATCCCCCGCGTGACCGACCTGGACGTCGACGCCAACAGCAACATCTACGCCGCCAGCTGGAAGGGAGCGACCTTCAAGTACAACGGCGAGGATGTGGGTTACCTGGTGCAGGTCCGACCGAAGGGATACCAGGCCGAAGCTTTGCCGAATTTGCGAGAAGCCAGCGAAGACGAACTGTTTGCGATGCTTTACTCGGATAGTCACCGCCGACGCTTGGCAGCTCAGCGTGAGTTGTTAGCTCGGTGCGATTTTAGTGATAAGAAAGGTGCGGCGCTGGGAGCTTCGACTTTCAATAAAGCATCAATGATCGCCAAGGGTAAAGAACGTGATCGTAAGAAGCCGTCGGTGGAAACTCGTGTCGCGGCGATCTACCTCGCAACACAATTGCTTCTTAAAGCTGACGCTGCAAATGAACACGTTTCGCACGAAGACGCTTTTAAAGCACTGACCCCACTGCTCTCGGATGCCGACGTGGGACCAATCGTCATTCGAGCCCTATCGGATTATGTAGCTGCTGGCAGTGTTATGCTCGGAGTTAATTCTAGAGACACGCTAAATCGATTGGTCGAAGAACAGTTCAACAGTAAGAATCCGCGAATGCAACTGGAAGCGATCATTGCCAAAGGTCGCCTCACGCCACCTGTTGGCGTACGGAATTGGGAGAATGAACGAGCAGGCGGAGTGGCAACGTTCCTCGGTTCCGATGATCCAGTGCTTCGTCATACGGCATTTCGCGCGGCGGTCAATTTGGAAGATTACGAGGCGATGTTTGCGATCATCGATAGCCGTACCGCCAGCGAGCGTAAGCGCCAGTTCGCTTTGTTCGCGCTGCAGCGAATGCACAAACCGGAAGTCGTTGACGGGCTCATCGAGCGTTTGGCGAAGGAAGACGCCTTCTCTCGTCGCCAAGGCCTGCTGACGGCATTGTGCCGGCTCTACTTTGTGGAAGGTGAGTGGAAGGGGAACAGCTGGGGCACGCGTCCTGATACGCGTGGTCCTTACTACCAGCCCGAGAAGTGGGAGCTGTCCGACAAGATCGGTGGCGTGCTTCGCGGTACGTTGGCTTCGGCCAACAGCCAAGAGTCGGCCTTCTTGCTAGAGCAATTGCAGCGGCACCGCGTTGAACTCGACGGCACGCTGCGTTTGGCACTGGAGAAAGCGGCCAGCGATCCGGAATTTGCTGCTGCGGCGGTTGGCCTGGTTGCCCGCTCGAGTGAACTTCCCAGCGAAGCGATCGGGCTGCTCAAGTCGACCGCAACCGCCGATGGTACCTCGGCAGAAGTTCGCGGTCAGGCCGTGACTGCCCTGCTTCGTAGTACCGATGCCGATACGATGAAAACCGCACTCGCTGGCCTTACCAAGCTACACGCAGCCGATGCCGGCAGTGCCGCGTTCAAGAAGGCCCTGGGCGAGTTCCAGAACAAAGACCAACTCAGCCGCCAGATTGGTGTGCTGGAAGGTTTCGCCAAGACCCCAACCACCGACGCTGCGGTTTGGGCCGAAGCGGGGCTGTTGACCCTCTCGCAACAGAAAAAACTTTCGCCCGAGGTGGAAAGCACCGTGAAGAGTTCGCTGGCTTCTGGCTGGAAAGACCCGGCCCGTCAGCCGCAACTGCTGGCCGCTGCGATGATCGTCAATGATCGTCAGCTGGAAGGTAAAGTTCGGGGGCTGCTCGATAGCAACAGCGCCGAGGTCGCTACGGCTGCCGGCAAAGTTGCCGCGGCCTGGAAGCTGAAGGCCCAGATGAATCAGCCGACCGGCCCGAAGGTCGCCACGATCGATCCGGCCGAGGTCATCAAGATGGTCGTCGGCATGAAGGGGGACAAGGCCCGCGGCGAACAGTTGTTCGCCAAGTTAGCCTGTAACAAGTGCCACACGGTCGATCCGAACGAAGCGCCACGTGGCCCTTACTTGCCACAGGTTGCCAAGACCTACAAACGCGATCAGCTGACCGAAGCGGTCGTGCTGCCGAGCAAGTCGTTGGCTCAGGGGTTCGTGACGAACATCTTCCAGATGGAAGACGGACGGCTGCTGTCTGGCTTCATCACCTTCGAAGGCCCCGACAAGATCGTCATCCGCGACAACCAAGGCAACGAGATCACGCTGAAACCGGATGATATTCTCGGCCAGAAAAAGGACGACATCTCGATCATGCCGGTCGGCCTGGCCAACGAAGCAACCGTCCAGGAACTGGCCGACCTGGTGACCTACCTCGAGAGCTTGTCGTCGAAGGCAGGCACGAAGTAA
- a CDS encoding YidH family protein, which yields MSTEEPKPLPPSDPRVFFAAERTMLAWLRTGLAILGVGFLVARFGLFLEMLRHPGVDISPPLFSSLIGIGFVLLGATLIGVSAWQHTGFIRDMTLDQRPANYSMNLAIWVSAVVTLLGLALAFYLLLSVFTGEPIHASPGVGV from the coding sequence ATGAGCACTGAAGAACCCAAGCCGTTGCCGCCGTCCGACCCCCGCGTCTTTTTCGCTGCCGAGCGTACCATGCTCGCGTGGCTGCGTACGGGTCTCGCGATTCTTGGTGTTGGGTTCTTGGTGGCCCGCTTTGGGCTCTTTCTGGAGATGCTCCGTCACCCAGGCGTCGATATCAGCCCGCCTCTTTTCTCTTCGCTGATTGGCATTGGTTTCGTTTTGCTGGGGGCCACGCTGATTGGTGTTTCGGCCTGGCAACACACCGGGTTCATTCGCGACATGACCCTCGATCAGCGGCCGGCCAATTACAGCATGAATCTGGCCATCTGGGTTTCGGCGGTGGTGACACTTTTAGGTTTGGCCTTAGCGTTCTACCTGCTTCTAAGCGTCTTTACCGGCGAACCGATCCACGCCAGCCCCGGTGTCGGCGTGTAG
- a CDS encoding fatty acid desaturase family protein, with translation MSDTTKKSSQASLHCNKTADFSMAEARKSIGDLFQPKPWVYWTDFLMSFSVGMVCFRMVGQSELFSWQQAFFFVVSSALFYRMAMFIHELVHLRTGTMTAFRVTWNLLVGIPFLMPSFVYYTHLDHHRRKHYGTDMDGEYLPIEYEGRWQIFAFLASSFFVPFLAVFRFLVLTPLTWISPRFRDWAFQHASSMVIDPKYLRPLPTKKAMRLIRLQEGLCFLWCLGVLVGVLVVGGYPYPFLVQGYCTGVFILTLNALRTLVAHRWHNHEGEMTFLEQLLDSVNFPHNKWVTQIWAPIGTRFHALHHMFPSLPYHAMPEAHRRLVEQLPEGSPYHQTNERSFSHAFLDLWERCGRLINHQGEPAEQSQARHAEPVASHGDMAKSA, from the coding sequence ATGAGCGACACCACCAAAAAATCTTCGCAAGCATCTTTGCACTGCAACAAGACCGCTGATTTCTCGATGGCCGAGGCCCGTAAATCGATTGGCGACCTGTTTCAACCCAAGCCGTGGGTCTACTGGACCGACTTTTTGATGAGCTTCTCGGTGGGGATGGTTTGCTTTCGGATGGTAGGCCAAAGCGAGTTGTTCAGCTGGCAACAAGCGTTTTTCTTTGTCGTTAGCAGTGCGCTATTTTACCGAATGGCCATGTTCATTCACGAACTGGTCCATCTTCGTACCGGAACGATGACCGCGTTCCGCGTGACATGGAACCTGCTGGTAGGCATTCCGTTTCTGATGCCGTCGTTCGTTTATTATACGCACCTGGATCATCATCGTCGGAAGCACTACGGCACCGACATGGACGGCGAGTATCTGCCGATCGAATACGAGGGCCGTTGGCAGATCTTTGCCTTTTTGGCTTCCAGCTTCTTCGTTCCGTTTTTGGCCGTCTTTCGTTTCCTGGTGCTCACGCCGCTGACCTGGATCAGCCCGCGTTTTCGCGACTGGGCGTTTCAGCATGCGTCGTCGATGGTGATCGATCCGAAGTATCTTCGCCCGCTGCCCACCAAGAAGGCGATGCGGTTGATTCGTTTGCAAGAGGGTTTGTGCTTTCTGTGGTGCCTGGGCGTGCTGGTGGGTGTGTTGGTCGTAGGTGGATACCCCTACCCTTTTCTCGTGCAGGGCTATTGCACCGGCGTGTTCATCCTGACGCTCAACGCGCTACGTACGCTGGTTGCCCATCGTTGGCATAATCACGAAGGGGAAATGACCTTTCTCGAGCAGTTGCTGGACTCGGTCAATTTTCCGCATAACAAGTGGGTCACTCAGATTTGGGCACCCATCGGAACGCGTTTCCACGCCCTGCACCACATGTTCCCCTCGTTGCCTTACCATGCGATGCCGGAAGCTCATCGCCGTTTGGTCGAGCAACTGCCCGAAGGCTCGCCGTATCATCAGACCAACGAGCGATCATTCAGCCATGCGTTTCTCGACTTGTGGGAGCGTTGTGGCCGGCTGATCAATCATCAGGGCGAACCGGCGGAACAATCGCAAGCAAGGCATGCCGAACCGGTCGCAAGTCATGGCGATATGGCTAAGTCGGCTTAG
- a CDS encoding beta-ketoacyl-[acyl-carrier-protein] synthase family protein, with translation MQSQVEVVITGNGVVSPIGIGNQAIWESLMAGKSGIAPLSVFTMPDYPVTFGGELKDFDGKKYVKPRKALKVMCREIQTGFAAAALAMDQAGLEPGSIDPDRLGVVYGSEMMYSDFEDLRDAYDQCIEEGWYQHDRWGPSAMSETNPLWMLKYLPNMPACHVGIYYDGRGHNNTICLEEASAINAFSEALSHLRRGTMDCMIAGATGSRLNLNVLLYRGDSLLSHRNEEPEKASRPFEKDRDGAVSSEAAAAMVLETREKAEARGANILGKVLGASSTFGRITPEAPVSPEAVKNCINATLRDAGITKDDLACIISHGSGNIADDPLEAQGIKAALPGVPVAALKSYYGNSGSACGALDAAVAVLALQHGKVPATLNYDTPDPACDIPIIHGQPLDIDKSAILILSHTRKGQCAAMVVASA, from the coding sequence ATGCAGTCCCAAGTCGAAGTCGTAATTACTGGTAATGGGGTAGTGAGCCCCATTGGAATCGGAAACCAGGCCATCTGGGAAAGTCTCATGGCCGGCAAGTCGGGCATTGCGCCCCTTTCCGTATTCACGATGCCCGACTACCCAGTCACTTTTGGGGGCGAGCTGAAAGACTTCGACGGCAAGAAGTACGTCAAGCCGCGCAAAGCTTTGAAGGTCATGTGCCGCGAGATCCAAACCGGATTTGCCGCCGCCGCCCTGGCGATGGATCAAGCCGGGCTCGAGCCGGGCAGCATCGACCCCGATCGGCTCGGCGTCGTCTACGGCAGCGAGATGATGTACAGCGACTTCGAAGATCTGCGAGACGCTTACGATCAGTGCATCGAAGAGGGATGGTACCAGCACGACCGCTGGGGACCATCGGCAATGAGCGAAACCAACCCGCTGTGGATGCTGAAGTACTTGCCCAACATGCCGGCCTGTCACGTCGGTATCTATTACGACGGTCGCGGCCACAACAATACGATTTGCCTGGAAGAAGCCAGCGCGATCAATGCCTTTTCAGAGGCCTTGTCCCATCTGCGTCGCGGAACGATGGACTGCATGATCGCCGGTGCGACCGGTTCTCGCTTGAATTTGAATGTCCTGCTGTATCGTGGTGACTCGCTTCTTTCGCATCGTAACGAAGAGCCTGAGAAAGCCTCGCGTCCGTTTGAAAAGGATCGCGACGGCGCGGTCAGTAGCGAAGCGGCCGCGGCAATGGTTCTTGAAACGCGTGAGAAAGCCGAAGCCCGCGGAGCGAACATTCTGGGCAAAGTGCTCGGTGCATCCTCGACATTTGGTCGCATCACACCCGAGGCACCTGTTTCGCCGGAAGCGGTCAAAAACTGCATCAACGCCACCTTGCGTGACGCTGGTATTACCAAGGACGACCTGGCCTGCATCATCTCGCACGGCTCCGGTAACATCGCCGACGACCCGCTCGAAGCCCAGGGCATTAAAGCCGCGCTGCCAGGTGTCCCGGTTGCGGCTCTGAAAAGTTATTACGGCAACAGTGGCTCTGCTTGCGGGGCGTTGGATGCGGCAGTGGCTGTCTTGGCGCTGCAGCATGGTAAGGTCCCGGCGACGCTGAATTACGATACGCCTGACCCAGCGTGCGATATTCCGATCATTCATGGTCAGCCGTTGGACATCGACAAGTCCGCGATCCTGATCCTCAGCCACACGCGTAAAGGGCAGTGCGCTGCGATGGTCGTGGCCAGCGCCTAG
- a CDS encoding DUF1559 domain-containing protein codes for MKTRNAGFTLVELLVVIAIIGVLIALLLPAVQQAREAARRSQCVNNLKQHGLGLHNFHDTYLRLPPGTSNNRPPFGTATSNKWGSTWMVHLLPYVELGNVYDLIDLSEHWNEGSVSDACGADAGSPVFGIYECPSASVSQELSSHEVKTMIADYISIAGVVNGFAGVTGATENATTVGNAAMNGVLYYNSKTNFAHVTDGTSNTMMVSEVGAWLKNASGTKVDYRSTTYGFNMGTIGNNDNKTTLPNSTSGRCFNTASLRYSINQIEPFDSACDPDGVCSNFGNNSPLRSDHPGGVNVLFVDGSVHFIPETIDLATFGNLGVRNDGNVVQLP; via the coding sequence ATGAAGACTCGAAATGCCGGCTTTACGCTGGTCGAACTGCTTGTTGTGATTGCGATTATCGGGGTTCTTATCGCGCTTCTATTGCCGGCGGTGCAACAAGCTCGCGAGGCAGCTCGACGCTCGCAGTGTGTCAATAACCTGAAACAGCACGGCCTGGGGCTGCATAACTTCCACGATACATACCTCCGCCTGCCGCCGGGGACGAGCAATAACCGCCCACCATTTGGCACAGCGACCAGCAACAAATGGGGATCGACCTGGATGGTGCACTTATTGCCGTATGTTGAACTGGGAAATGTTTACGACCTAATCGATCTGAGCGAACATTGGAACGAAGGTTCGGTCAGCGATGCATGTGGCGCCGACGCCGGCAGCCCCGTCTTCGGAATCTATGAATGCCCTTCGGCTTCGGTGTCGCAAGAACTGTCCAGCCACGAAGTGAAGACCATGATCGCCGACTACATCTCGATCGCGGGCGTGGTGAACGGCTTCGCAGGCGTAACTGGAGCAACAGAAAACGCCACTACCGTCGGCAACGCGGCCATGAACGGCGTGCTCTACTACAACAGTAAGACCAACTTCGCGCACGTTACCGACGGCACCAGTAACACCATGATGGTTAGCGAAGTCGGGGCATGGCTCAAAAATGCATCCGGCACAAAAGTTGACTACCGAAGCACCACCTATGGATTCAATATGGGAACCATCGGCAACAACGACAACAAGACGACACTTCCCAACTCGACGAGCGGTCGCTGCTTCAACACGGCTTCCCTCCGATATTCCATCAACCAGATCGAACCGTTCGACAGCGCCTGCGATCCAGACGGTGTCTGCTCTAACTTTGGCAACAATAGTCCCCTACGTTCAGATCACCCCGGCGGCGTGAATGTGCTGTTTGTCGACGGATCGGTGCACTTCATTCCCGAGACGATCGACCTGGCGACCTTCGGCAACCTGGGCGTCCGTAACGACGGCAATGTTGTTCAACTGCCGTAG
- a CDS encoding alkaline phosphatase family protein: MPRLFSFAAFTLLFFVVTSLSAEEKSKHVLLLGIDGCRFDAQTKAKTPNLDKLRENGSYSPTALILGDRYKKNDTISGPGWGSINTGVWADKHNVQGNSFKEPKFDKYPHFFHYVKKSLPTAKTVSIINWSPIAQYIVSAADVSIDTQKGSSYTEADDEAAAAAVKQLSEQDAPTAMMLYFGEVDVAGHGHGFHPAVPQYIAAIEHVDALVGNVMEAIEKRTDEDWLIVVTSDHGGFGKGHSSGHTNPDILHSFLIVSGEAAKKGQFEQQVYIVDAVPTLLTFLGVDIDQAWELDGHAVGLK; the protein is encoded by the coding sequence ATGCCACGCTTGTTCTCTTTCGCTGCTTTCACCTTGCTATTCTTCGTTGTGACTTCGCTTTCCGCGGAAGAGAAGTCAAAGCACGTCCTGCTTCTGGGCATCGACGGCTGTCGTTTCGACGCCCAGACCAAGGCCAAGACTCCGAACCTCGATAAGCTTCGCGAGAACGGCAGCTACTCGCCCACGGCGCTCATCCTGGGCGATCGCTACAAGAAGAACGACACGATCAGCGGGCCTGGTTGGGGGAGCATCAACACGGGTGTCTGGGCCGACAAGCACAACGTGCAGGGCAACAGCTTCAAGGAGCCCAAGTTCGATAAGTACCCGCACTTCTTTCATTACGTGAAGAAGAGCCTGCCCACCGCGAAGACCGTTTCGATCATCAACTGGTCGCCCATTGCTCAGTACATCGTTTCTGCGGCTGACGTTTCCATCGATACGCAAAAGGGATCGTCCTACACCGAGGCCGACGACGAAGCAGCGGCTGCCGCCGTCAAGCAACTGTCTGAGCAGGACGCCCCGACGGCCATGATGCTGTACTTTGGCGAAGTCGACGTAGCTGGCCACGGTCATGGTTTTCACCCAGCGGTCCCGCAGTACATTGCCGCCATCGAGCATGTCGACGCGCTGGTCGGCAACGTAATGGAAGCCATCGAAAAGCGAACCGATGAGGATTGGCTGATCGTCGTCACCAGCGACCACGGCGGCTTCGGCAAAGGACACAGCAGTGGACACACCAACCCTGACATCTTGCACAGCTTCTTGATCGTCAGCGGCGAGGCGGCCAAGAAGGGGCAGTTTGAACAGCAGGTGTACATTGTGGATGCCGTGCCGACATTGCTGACTTTCCTGGGCGTCGATATCGACCAAGCCTGGGAGCTGGATGGACATGCGGTTGGGCTTAAGTAG
- a CDS encoding 30S ribosomal protein S1 has product MSTDPQKDPASVEPTPQTPEASAPEASSVETTPGDAPTPAEAATPAETPVENAAPEQTADAGGDDQEKKKVLIGSQRDKPKPAPAKRQPQKPKRPAQPKPAEEGDDPTKIPEDLAETLGETSQEEGEPDYRLPVDGGKVHVPNRRETMEDIEAELEAAFGETSIDDVMSNQTPAPAATRLDEGDRVTATVIRVHREDVFFDLPQGNQGIASVRSFVAPPTVGDKMEVSIGTFNGGQRLYEVGIPGASTSVQDWGDIKEGIIVDAVVDGVNKGGLECAVGSARGFIPASQVAIYHAKDLEEFKGRKLQCLVTEANPEKRNLVLSARAVAEKMAEDNKKQLLGNLTVGQIREGTVTRIQDFGAFVDLGGIDGLVHVSQISWDRVQHPSDVLAEGQAVKVKVTKMDPETGKIGLSIRDTMENPWQKVANDFAVGKVVPGKVTKLMDFGAFVEIAPGIEGLVHVSEVSYSRISRVSSVLKAGEEVEVKVLSIDQAKRRISLSIKATQPPPADSRQGGRRKDDVETDVDRELSVKKTSSQPLKGGVTNDHSEGAKFGLKW; this is encoded by the coding sequence ATGTCGACTGATCCTCAGAAGGATCCCGCTTCCGTGGAACCCACTCCCCAAACTCCTGAAGCTTCGGCCCCGGAGGCTTCATCCGTCGAAACCACGCCTGGTGATGCCCCAACACCGGCAGAAGCTGCGACACCCGCAGAGACTCCGGTTGAGAATGCTGCCCCAGAGCAGACTGCCGACGCCGGTGGCGATGACCAGGAAAAGAAGAAGGTCCTGATCGGTTCGCAGCGCGACAAGCCGAAGCCGGCCCCAGCGAAGCGGCAACCTCAGAAGCCGAAGCGTCCTGCTCAGCCCAAGCCGGCTGAAGAGGGTGACGATCCTACGAAAATTCCGGAAGACCTGGCCGAGACGTTAGGCGAGACCTCTCAAGAAGAGGGCGAACCAGACTACCGCTTGCCAGTTGATGGTGGCAAGGTCCACGTCCCCAATCGGCGCGAAACGATGGAAGACATCGAAGCCGAGTTGGAAGCCGCGTTCGGCGAAACGTCGATCGACGACGTGATGAGCAATCAAACGCCGGCACCTGCTGCGACTCGCTTGGACGAAGGAGACCGCGTCACCGCGACGGTCATTCGTGTGCATCGCGAAGATGTCTTCTTCGATCTTCCGCAAGGCAACCAAGGCATCGCTTCGGTTCGCAGCTTCGTGGCACCACCGACGGTGGGCGACAAGATGGAAGTTTCGATCGGCACGTTCAACGGCGGCCAACGCCTGTACGAAGTCGGCATCCCAGGTGCTTCGACCAGCGTGCAAGATTGGGGCGACATCAAGGAAGGAATCATCGTCGACGCAGTCGTCGACGGCGTGAACAAGGGCGGCCTCGAATGTGCCGTTGGTTCGGCTCGCGGCTTCATCCCGGCCAGCCAAGTCGCGATCTACCATGCGAAGGACCTGGAAGAGTTCAAGGGCCGCAAACTGCAGTGCCTGGTGACGGAAGCCAATCCCGAGAAGCGTAACCTGGTACTTAGTGCCCGGGCCGTCGCCGAGAAGATGGCCGAAGACAACAAGAAGCAGTTGCTGGGCAACTTGACCGTCGGTCAGATCCGCGAAGGAACCGTCACGCGAATCCAGGACTTCGGCGCATTTGTCGACCTGGGTGGCATCGACGGTTTGGTCCACGTCAGTCAAATCAGTTGGGACCGCGTACAGCACCCTTCCGATGTCCTGGCCGAAGGTCAGGCCGTGAAGGTGAAGGTCACCAAGATGGACCCCGAGACCGGCAAGATCGGTCTTTCCATCCGCGACACCATGGAAAACCCATGGCAGAAGGTCGCCAACGACTTTGCCGTCGGTAAGGTGGTGCCAGGCAAGGTTACCAAGCTGATGGACTTCGGTGCGTTCGTCGAGATTGCTCCTGGTATCGAAGGCCTGGTTCACGTCAGCGAAGTGAGCTACAGCCGCATCAGCCGCGTTTCGAGCGTGTTGAAGGCCGGCGAAGAGGTCGAGGTGAAGGTCCTCAGCATCGACCAGGCCAAACGCCGTATCAGCCTGTCGATCAAAGCAACCCAGCCGCCACCGGCTGACTCCCGGCAAGGTGGTCGTCGCAAGGACGACGTCGAAACTGATGTTGACCGCGAACTGTCGGTCAAGAAGACGTCGTCCCAGCCGCTCAAAGGGGGCGTCACCAACGACCACAGCGAAGGTGCCAAATTCGGCTTGAAATGGTAA